In one Thermodesulfobacteriota bacterium genomic region, the following are encoded:
- a CDS encoding TIGR04255 family protein — MSERYPTLSKAPITEALVDIRCLLPKGFNVDQFKTIGANILKDYPLEKVIRVHEAKIHYKGDEQEVTTHGKINGYRYESSNRTKIVQLRLDGFTFNRLKPYNNWAEVRDEALRLWNLYRDLVKPEFINRIALRYINNLNIPMPIEDFGDYLTCPPEVPEGLPQGISSFFYRVVVPADDSRITAIITQALEQKVDVKDYLPIILDIDVIKFTPDGFLEEDIFAILEKLRNFKNQIFFKSITPKLLEVYR; from the coding sequence ATGTCAGAACGATATCCGACGCTAAGTAAAGCTCCAATTACGGAAGCACTTGTAGATATAAGGTGTTTATTGCCGAAAGGATTTAATGTGGATCAATTCAAAACAATCGGAGCTAACATATTAAAAGATTATCCTCTTGAGAAAGTAATTAGGGTTCACGAAGCAAAGATTCATTACAAGGGCGACGAGCAGGAAGTGACAACCCATGGCAAAATTAATGGTTATAGATACGAGTCATCTAATAGAACCAAGATTGTTCAGTTAAGGCTTGATGGATTTACTTTTAACAGACTTAAGCCTTATAATAATTGGGCAGAGGTTAGAGATGAGGCATTACGACTATGGAATTTGTATAGAGATTTAGTAAAGCCTGAATTCATTAACAGAATTGCTTTACGTTACATAAACAATCTAAATATACCTATGCCGATAGAGGACTTTGGAGACTATTTAACCTGCCCCCCTGAAGTTCCAGAGGGACTACCGCAAGGAATTAGTAGCTTCTTCTATAGAGTAGTTGTTCCTGCAGACGATTCTAGAATAACGGCTATAATTACTCAAGCTCTAGAACAAAAGGTTGATGTTAAAGATTATCTACCCATAATATTAGATATAGATGTTATCAAATTCACACCGGATGGCTTTTTAGAAGAGGACATTTTCGCAATTTTAGAGAAACTAAGAAACTTCAAAAATCAGATATTTTTTAAGAGCATTACTCCAAAATTACTGGAGGTCTACAGATGA
- a CDS encoding class I SAM-dependent methyltransferase produces the protein MESIKHTYDYEPFADTPEYLRVNSEIVRSWIEIIVGRGVNGVDSILDIATGAGTMVELFIEQLPAHWNPPIVKCLDQSMEALCSVQERLAKRVVKLLLIHSPAEEMAIPERSIDIAVWGNGIHYLSEEAQKRSVMRIKQALKPGGLFFFNTSFYDGARPLETLAFYRAQVKKAVELLRASGVQKTQNESRPEASKFLSKSYYEQLVIEASFKLEEVKEVTANLYKKAWEHISGFHQYAAGALHGYPVEEASIAMKNAVSPVLEQYGKKDELGIPYIPRNWLAISASS, from the coding sequence ATGGAGAGTATTAAGCACACGTATGATTATGAGCCATTCGCCGACACACCCGAATATCTCCGGGTAAACAGCGAAATTGTACGCAGTTGGATCGAGATAATAGTGGGAAGGGGGGTAAACGGCGTAGATAGCATCTTAGATATAGCCACCGGAGCGGGGACGATGGTGGAGCTATTCATCGAACAATTACCGGCACACTGGAATCCCCCAATCGTTAAGTGCCTGGATCAGTCTATGGAGGCTTTATGCTCGGTCCAGGAAAGATTGGCAAAGAGGGTAGTGAAGCTTCTTTTAATCCATTCACCGGCTGAAGAGATGGCCATTCCCGAAAGAAGCATAGACATAGCCGTTTGGGGTAACGGCATACATTATTTATCCGAGGAGGCGCAAAAAAGAAGTGTCATGCGAATTAAGCAGGCCTTGAAACCGGGAGGCTTATTCTTTTTTAACACATCATTCTACGACGGAGCACGCCCGTTAGAGACTTTAGCGTTTTATCGAGCTCAGGTAAAGAAGGCGGTAGAGCTTCTTCGTGCGTCAGGTGTCCAGAAGACTCAGAACGAGTCGCGGCCGGAAGCGTCAAAGTTCCTGTCCAAATCTTACTATGAACAATTGGTAATCGAAGCTAGCTTCAAGCTTGAAGAAGTAAAAGAGGTTACCGCTAATCTCTATAAAAAGGCCTGGGAGCATATCAGTGGTTTTCATCAATATGCGGCAGGGGCTTTACACGGCTATCCGGTCGAAGAGGCGTCAATAGCTATGAAAAATGCGGTTTCTCCTGTACTGGAGCAATACGGAAAGAAGGATGAACTGGGAATTCCCTACATTCCCCGCAACTGGCTGGCCATCAGCGCCAGCTCATAA